A portion of the Oreochromis niloticus isolate F11D_XX linkage group LG10, O_niloticus_UMD_NMBU, whole genome shotgun sequence genome contains these proteins:
- the slc7a1a gene encoding high affinity cationic amino acid transporter 1 isoform X1 — protein sequence MAIKSLLHAASTFRKQLMRVKVVNSNSEDSRLCRCLNTFDLVALGVGSTLGAGVYVLAGAVARENSGPAIVLSFLIAAIASVLAGLCYAEFGARVPKTGSAYLYSYVTVGELWAFITGWNLILSYVIGASSVARAWSATFDELIGNPIGQFCRKYMALNVPGALAEYPDIFGAFIIIILSSLLAFGVKESAMVNKVFTCINVLVLVFMVISGFVKGTIKNWQLDPEEILHASYTTNTTNVTDVLPSAESLGIGGFMPFGFTGVLSGAATCFYGFVGFDCIATTGEEVKNPQRAIPFGIVSSLLICFVIYFSVSGALTLMMPYYLLDSNSPLPTAFNYVGWGGAKYAVAVGSLCALSTSLLGCLYPVPRVIMAMADDGLLSKSLARVNSCTKTPLNASFVTSSLAVFMVLMFELKDLVDLMSIGTLLAYTLVAACILVLRYRPSMGYQIVSSQEEMELNEGNILPGMEERLSFKTLLFPDNPAPSKLSGFTVNVCVFLLGMLMLAFSVLASYGDLASWNLVALSVIFTMCLFVVFIIWRQPQNQTKLSFKVPMLPFIPVISMFVNIYLMMQLEERTWVKFSIWMAIGFAIYFGYGIRHSTLSASAHSTPDTEMKGLGLNRKSESASPEKEAFLSDGIDVREENDGDL from the exons ATGGCTATAAAGAGCCTTCTGCACGCTGCTTCCACTTTCAGGAAGCAGCTGATGAGGGTGAAGGTGGTAAACTCTAACTCTGAGGACTCCCGTCTGTGCCGATGTCTCAACACCTTTGACCTGGTAGCCCTCGGTGTGGGCAGTACTTTGGGTGCTGGTGTTTATGTGCTCGCTGGTGCTGTTGCAAGAGAGAATTCTG GTCCTGCTATTGTGCTGTCATTCCTGATAGCAGCCATAGCCTCAGTGTTAGCCGGTCTTTGCTACGCTGAGTTTGGAGCCCGTGTTCCCAAAACAGGCTCGGCTTATCTGTACTCCTATGTGACTGTAGGGGAGCTGTGGGCCTTCATCACTGGATGGAATCTCATTCTCTCCTACGTCATTG GTGCCTCCAGCGTGGCTCGTGCATGGAGCGCCACCTTTGATGAGTTGATAGGGAACCCCATAGGGCAGTTCTGCAGAAAGTACATGGCCCTGAATGTACCAGGAGCACTGGCAGAGTATCCTGACATATTTGGTGCTTTCATCATAATCATTCTTTCAA GTCTGCTGGCATTTGGGGTCAAAGAATCAGCAATGGTGAACAAGGTCTTCACTTGTATCAATGTCCTAGTCTTGGTGTTCATGGTGATCTCTGGATTCGTCAAAGGCACTATTAAAAACTGGCAGCTAGACCCTGAAGAGATCCTACATGCAAGTTATAcaacaaacaccaccaa TGTGACAGACGTCCTGCCAAGCGCAGAGAGTTTGGGAATCGGCGGCTTCATGCCATTTGGATTCACGGGTGTCCTGTCAGGAGCCGCTACCTGTTTCTATGGGTTTGTGGGATTTGACTGCATTGCTACCACAG GTGAAGAGGTGAAGAACCCCCAGCGAGCCATTCCTTTTGGTATCGTATCCTCATTGCTCATCTGCTTTGTGATCTACTTCAGCGTTTCTGGTGCTCTCACCCTCATGATGCCATACTACCTGCTGGACAGCAACAGCCCTCTGCCTACAGCTTTTAATTATGTGGGCTGGGGGGGCGCGAAATATGCCGTAGCTGTAGGCTCTCTTTGCGCTCTGTCTACAAG CCTGCTGGGTTGTCTGTACCCTGTTCCTCGTGTGATCATGGCTATGGCTGATGATGGGCTGTTATCAAAGTCCTTGGCCAGGGTCAACTCCTGCACCAAAACCCCACTAAATGCATCTTTTGTCACTTCCTCTCTGGCAG TTTTCATGGTGTTAATGTTCGAGCTGAAGGACCTGGTGGACCTGATGTCGATAGGGACGCTGCTAGCCTACACATTAGTGGCTGCCTGTATCCTGGTGCTCAG GTACCGGCCCAGCATGGGTTACCAGATTGTCAGTAGCCAGGAGGAGATGGAGTTGAATGAGGGCAACATCCTGCCCGGTATGGAAGAGAGGCTCAGCTTCAAAACCTTGCTGTTCCCAGACAACCCCGCCCCTTCCAAACTGTCAGGCTTCACTGTCAACGTCTGTGTCTTTCTCCTCG GAATGCTGATGCTGGCATTCAGTGTTCTGGCATCTTATGGAGATCTTGCTTCGTGGAACTTGGTAGCCCTCAGCGTCATCTTCACGATGTGTCTTTTCGTGGTCTTCATCATCTGGAGACAGCCCCAGAACCAAACTAAACTCTCCTTCAAG GTCCCCATGCTGCCCTTCATTCCAGTGATCAGCATGTTTGTCAATATCTACCTGATGATGCAGCTTGAAGAACGCACTTGGGTTAAATTCTCAATCTGGATGGCCATAG GTTTCGCGATCTACTTCGGCTATGGTATCCGTCACAGCACCCTGTCAGCTTCAGCTCATTCGACTCCGGACACAGAGATGAAGGGCTTAGGGCTGAACCGCAAGTCAGAATCAGCATCACCAGAAAAGGAAGCCTTTTTGTCAGATGGCATTGATGTAAGGGAAGAGAATGATGGAGATTTGTAG
- the slc7a1a gene encoding high affinity cationic amino acid transporter 1 isoform X2: protein MAIKSLLHAASTFRKQLMRVKVVNSNSEDSRLCRCLNTFDLVALGVGSTLGAGVYVLAGAVARENSGPAIVLSFLIAAIASVLAGLCYAEFGARVPKTGSAYLYSYVTVGELWAFITGWNLILSYVIGASSVARAWSATFDELIGNPIGQFCRKYMALNVPGALAEYPDIFGAFIIIILSSLLAFGVKESAMVNKVFTCINVLVLVFMVISGFVKGTIKNWQLDPEEILHASYTTNTTNVTDVLPSAESLGIGGFMPFGFTGVLSGAATCFYGFVGFDCIATTGEEVKNPQRAIPFGIVSSLLICFVIYFSVSGALTLMMPYYLLDSNSPLPTAFNYVGWGGAKYAVAVGSLCALSTSLLGSMFPLPRIIFAMAQDGLLFSFLANVSERKSPVTSTVAAGAIAVFMVLMFELKDLVDLMSIGTLLAYTLVAACILVLRYRPSMGYQIVSSQEEMELNEGNILPGMEERLSFKTLLFPDNPAPSKLSGFTVNVCVFLLGMLMLAFSVLASYGDLASWNLVALSVIFTMCLFVVFIIWRQPQNQTKLSFKVPMLPFIPVISMFVNIYLMMQLEERTWVKFSIWMAIGFAIYFGYGIRHSTLSASAHSTPDTEMKGLGLNRKSESASPEKEAFLSDGIDVREENDGDL, encoded by the exons ATGGCTATAAAGAGCCTTCTGCACGCTGCTTCCACTTTCAGGAAGCAGCTGATGAGGGTGAAGGTGGTAAACTCTAACTCTGAGGACTCCCGTCTGTGCCGATGTCTCAACACCTTTGACCTGGTAGCCCTCGGTGTGGGCAGTACTTTGGGTGCTGGTGTTTATGTGCTCGCTGGTGCTGTTGCAAGAGAGAATTCTG GTCCTGCTATTGTGCTGTCATTCCTGATAGCAGCCATAGCCTCAGTGTTAGCCGGTCTTTGCTACGCTGAGTTTGGAGCCCGTGTTCCCAAAACAGGCTCGGCTTATCTGTACTCCTATGTGACTGTAGGGGAGCTGTGGGCCTTCATCACTGGATGGAATCTCATTCTCTCCTACGTCATTG GTGCCTCCAGCGTGGCTCGTGCATGGAGCGCCACCTTTGATGAGTTGATAGGGAACCCCATAGGGCAGTTCTGCAGAAAGTACATGGCCCTGAATGTACCAGGAGCACTGGCAGAGTATCCTGACATATTTGGTGCTTTCATCATAATCATTCTTTCAA GTCTGCTGGCATTTGGGGTCAAAGAATCAGCAATGGTGAACAAGGTCTTCACTTGTATCAATGTCCTAGTCTTGGTGTTCATGGTGATCTCTGGATTCGTCAAAGGCACTATTAAAAACTGGCAGCTAGACCCTGAAGAGATCCTACATGCAAGTTATAcaacaaacaccaccaa TGTGACAGACGTCCTGCCAAGCGCAGAGAGTTTGGGAATCGGCGGCTTCATGCCATTTGGATTCACGGGTGTCCTGTCAGGAGCCGCTACCTGTTTCTATGGGTTTGTGGGATTTGACTGCATTGCTACCACAG GTGAAGAGGTGAAGAACCCCCAGCGAGCCATTCCTTTTGGTATCGTATCCTCATTGCTCATCTGCTTTGTGATCTACTTCAGCGTTTCTGGTGCTCTCACCCTCATGATGCCATACTACCTGCTGGACAGCAACAGCCCTCTGCCTACAGCTTTTAATTATGTGGGCTGGGGGGGCGCGAAATATGCCGTAGCTGTAGGCTCTCTTTGCGCTCTGTCTACAAG TCTGTTGGGTTCCATGTTCCCCCTACCTCGTATCATCTTTGCCATGGCGCAGGATGGCCTGCTCTTCTCCTTCTTGGCCAACGTCAGTGAGAGAAAATCTCCCGTAACATCTACTGTTGCTGCCGGGGCTATAGCTG TTTTCATGGTGTTAATGTTCGAGCTGAAGGACCTGGTGGACCTGATGTCGATAGGGACGCTGCTAGCCTACACATTAGTGGCTGCCTGTATCCTGGTGCTCAG GTACCGGCCCAGCATGGGTTACCAGATTGTCAGTAGCCAGGAGGAGATGGAGTTGAATGAGGGCAACATCCTGCCCGGTATGGAAGAGAGGCTCAGCTTCAAAACCTTGCTGTTCCCAGACAACCCCGCCCCTTCCAAACTGTCAGGCTTCACTGTCAACGTCTGTGTCTTTCTCCTCG GAATGCTGATGCTGGCATTCAGTGTTCTGGCATCTTATGGAGATCTTGCTTCGTGGAACTTGGTAGCCCTCAGCGTCATCTTCACGATGTGTCTTTTCGTGGTCTTCATCATCTGGAGACAGCCCCAGAACCAAACTAAACTCTCCTTCAAG GTCCCCATGCTGCCCTTCATTCCAGTGATCAGCATGTTTGTCAATATCTACCTGATGATGCAGCTTGAAGAACGCACTTGGGTTAAATTCTCAATCTGGATGGCCATAG GTTTCGCGATCTACTTCGGCTATGGTATCCGTCACAGCACCCTGTCAGCTTCAGCTCATTCGACTCCGGACACAGAGATGAAGGGCTTAGGGCTGAACCGCAAGTCAGAATCAGCATCACCAGAAAAGGAAGCCTTTTTGTCAGATGGCATTGATGTAAGGGAAGAGAATGATGGAGATTTGTAG